A stretch of Pseudomonas sp. LRP2-20 DNA encodes these proteins:
- the sstT gene encoding serine/threonine transporter SstT, whose amino-acid sequence MTPVFHLLNRTSLVTQIVIGLVAGIALALLAPAIARDLAFLGKVFVSALKAVAPVLVFILVMASIANHRHGQETHIRPILWLYLLGTFAAAVVAVVASMLFPSHLALSTGEATLSAPGGITEVMQNLLLSAVDNPINALINANFIGVLTWAIGLGVALRHAGQTTRTVVEDLSNGVTLIVRVVIRFAPLGIFGLVSSTLAQSGLSALLGYLHLLGVLIGCMLFVALVMNPLIVFWKIRRNPYPLTLLCLRESGITAFFTRSSAANIPVNLALSERLGLHEDTYSVSIPLGATINMAGAAITITVLTLAAVHTLGIPVDLPTAVLLSVVAAICACGASGVAGGSLLLIPLACSLFGIPGEIAMQVVAVGFIIGVLQDSAETALNSSTDVLFTAAACLAQERRSA is encoded by the coding sequence ATGACACCTGTTTTCCACCTCTTGAACCGCACCAGCCTGGTGACCCAGATCGTCATCGGCCTGGTCGCCGGTATCGCCCTGGCCCTGCTGGCCCCTGCCATCGCCCGCGACCTGGCCTTCCTCGGCAAAGTGTTCGTCAGCGCCCTCAAGGCGGTCGCACCGGTATTGGTGTTCATCCTGGTCATGGCCTCGATCGCCAATCACCGCCACGGCCAGGAAACCCATATCCGGCCGATCCTCTGGCTGTACTTGCTGGGCACCTTCGCCGCCGCCGTGGTGGCGGTGGTCGCCAGCATGCTGTTCCCTTCGCATCTGGCCCTGAGCACCGGCGAGGCCACCCTGAGCGCGCCAGGCGGCATCACCGAGGTGATGCAGAACCTGCTGCTGAGCGCAGTCGACAACCCGATCAACGCCTTGATCAACGCCAACTTCATCGGCGTGCTGACCTGGGCCATCGGCCTGGGCGTGGCCTTGCGCCATGCTGGCCAGACCACCCGCACCGTGGTCGAGGACCTGTCCAATGGCGTGACCCTGATCGTGCGCGTGGTCATCCGCTTTGCCCCGCTGGGCATCTTCGGCCTGGTCAGCTCGACCCTGGCCCAGTCCGGCCTGAGCGCCCTGCTCGGCTACCTGCACCTGCTGGGCGTGCTGATCGGCTGCATGCTGTTCGTGGCGCTGGTGATGAACCCGCTGATCGTGTTCTGGAAGATCCGCCGCAACCCTTACCCACTGACGTTGCTGTGCCTGCGTGAAAGCGGCATCACGGCGTTCTTCACCCGCAGTTCGGCGGCCAACATTCCGGTCAACCTGGCGCTGTCGGAGCGCCTGGGCCTGCATGAGGACACCTATTCGGTGTCGATCCCGCTGGGGGCGACCATCAACATGGCAGGCGCGGCGATCACCATCACCGTACTGACCTTGGCGGCAGTGCATACCTTGGGCATTCCGGTCGACTTGCCGACAGCGGTGCTGCTCAGCGTGGTGGCGGCGATCTGCGCCTGTGGCGCTTCAGGCGTGGCTGGTGGGTCGCTGCTGCTGATTCCGCTGGCGTGCAGCCTGTTTGGCATCCCTGGCGAAATTGCCATGCAGGTGGTGGCGGTGGGCTTCATCATTGGCGTGCTGCAGGATTCGGCGGAGACGGCGCTGAATTCCTCCACGGACGTGCTGTTTACCGCAGCGGCTTGCCTGGCGCAGGAGCGGCGCAGCGCTTGA
- the nhaR gene encoding transcriptional activator NhaR, whose protein sequence is MLNYRQLHYFWAVAKTGSIARASEQLNLTPQTISGQISLFEQTYGLELFQRVGRQLELTETGRQALVYAEQMFQIGSELEAMLRAGPQEQILFRVGVADVVPKSIVYRLLAPTMELDEALRISCREDKLERLLADLAIQRLDLVISDSPMPSHLDIKGYSQKLGECGLSFFATPALARQHAGPFPACLQDAPLLIPGPETVVRSRLLRWLGEQQVQPQIIGEFDDSALMQAFGQSGSGVFVAPSVIAEEVCRQYGVELIGQTEAVHESFYAISVERKVKHPGIVAITEGARRELFHW, encoded by the coding sequence GTGCTCAACTATCGCCAGCTCCACTACTTTTGGGCCGTGGCCAAGACCGGCAGCATCGCCCGCGCCAGCGAGCAGCTGAACCTGACTCCGCAGACCATCAGCGGGCAGATCAGCCTGTTCGAGCAGACCTACGGGCTGGAGCTGTTCCAGCGCGTCGGCCGGCAACTGGAGCTGACCGAAACCGGCCGTCAGGCGCTGGTTTATGCCGAGCAGATGTTCCAGATCGGCAGCGAACTGGAGGCCATGCTCAGGGCCGGCCCGCAGGAGCAGATACTGTTCCGCGTGGGGGTGGCTGATGTGGTGCCGAAGTCGATCGTCTATCGCCTGCTGGCACCGACCATGGAGCTGGACGAGGCGCTGCGCATCAGCTGCCGCGAAGACAAACTCGAACGGTTGCTGGCGGACCTGGCGATTCAGCGCCTGGACCTGGTGATTTCCGACAGCCCGATGCCCAGCCACCTGGACATCAAGGGCTATAGCCAGAAGCTTGGCGAATGTGGCCTGAGCTTTTTCGCCACCCCGGCCCTGGCCAGGCAGCATGCTGGCCCCTTCCCCGCCTGCCTGCAAGATGCCCCACTGCTGATTCCCGGCCCGGAAACCGTGGTGCGCAGCCGCCTGTTGCGCTGGCTGGGCGAGCAGCAGGTGCAGCCGCAGATTATCGGTGAGTTCGACGACAGTGCGCTGATGCAGGCGTTCGGGCAGTCGGGCAGCGGAGTTTTCGTTGCGCCCAGCGTGATTGCCGAGGAAGTGTGCCGGCAGTATGGCGTCGAGCTGATCGGCCAGACCGAGGCGGTGCATGAGTCGTTCTATGCCATTTCGGTGGAGCGCAAGGTCAAGCATCCGGGGATCGTGGCAATTACCGAGGGGGCGCGGCGGGAGCTGTTCCACTGGTAG